In Bacillus sp. KH172YL63, one genomic interval encodes:
- the bshB2 gene encoding bacillithiol biosynthesis deacetylase BshB2: protein MEKERQLLVIFPHPDDEAFGVSGTISTHVNNGTPVTYACLTLGEMGRNLGNPPFATRESLPLIRKKELKKAAEVMGIQDLRMLGYRDKTLEFENDDKLTDMVTGLIEEVNPSLIITFYPDYSVHPDHEATARAVVRAVRRMPEGSRPKLHCLAFSKNCEEHLGKPDVLVDITPVKDQKIGAMKAHISQTAWMLKDLEKGIEQKDPEALKWVTVERFWSYQWENDTVR, encoded by the coding sequence ATGGAAAAAGAAAGACAGCTGCTCGTCATCTTCCCCCATCCGGACGATGAAGCATTCGGCGTTTCAGGGACCATTTCAACCCATGTGAATAACGGGACACCGGTCACATACGCCTGCCTCACCCTGGGGGAAATGGGGAGAAACTTAGGAAATCCGCCATTTGCGACGAGAGAATCCCTTCCGCTGATCCGGAAGAAAGAACTTAAAAAAGCGGCAGAAGTCATGGGTATCCAGGATCTACGCATGCTGGGTTACCGGGATAAAACACTGGAATTTGAAAATGACGATAAGCTTACGGATATGGTGACCGGGTTAATCGAAGAAGTAAATCCGTCGCTGATCATCACCTTCTATCCCGACTACTCTGTCCATCCGGATCACGAGGCGACAGCAAGGGCCGTCGTCCGGGCCGTCCGCCGCATGCCTGAAGGATCAAGACCGAAACTCCACTGCCTTGCCTTCTCGAAAAATTGCGAAGAGCACTTGGGCAAACCGGATGTCCTTGTCGACATCACACCGGTCAAGGACCAAAAGATCGGTGCCATGAAGGCACACATCTCACAAACTGCATGGATGCTTAAAGACTTGGAAAAGGGCATTGAGCAGAAGGATCCGGAAGCGCTGAAATGGGTGACCGTTGAACGATTCTGGAGCTATCAATGGGAGAACGATACTGTACGATAA